The following are encoded in a window of Pangasianodon hypophthalmus isolate fPanHyp1 chromosome 14, fPanHyp1.pri, whole genome shotgun sequence genomic DNA:
- the zgc:162730 gene encoding mRNA decay activator protein ZFP36, which translates to MSDTYDELLRNLLQIGLNDDFPKQHSKPAVPRQLSSCFSPKSLSSEKLSEDTFSWSFDIWSENVPKKPQYPFRSDRSMSLTDNYLPNFPNNKMKSLELPPPPGFPPLAPQPSNRYKTELCRSFQENGSCKYGNKCQFAHGESELRGLYRHPKYKTEACRTFYNFGYCPYGSRCHFIHEEKLSSPQTLNQKTQAPASQQARVLRQSVSFAGFLGSRSVSPPISYESMGFSRAPSVSPPPTDILSPAFNDTSRDMFPFPQTRGESDVHNHPLLIEPQKSSHCVWGQGTNFEPLAGKCNGKENRSSGFGFSHASMQRFASDDSLSDHESYSSTGSSSGSESPTFENAASKRLTVFARMSVSE; encoded by the exons ATGTCGGACACGTACGACGAGCTTCTTCGC aaccTACTTCAGATCGGCCTGAACGATGATTTTCCCAAGCAGCACTCAAAACCAGCAGTGCCCCGCCAGCTATCTTCCTGCTTCTCGCCGAAGAGCCTGAGCTCTGAGAAACTGAGTGAGGACACGTTCAGCTGGTCATTTGACATATGGAGTGAGAATGTGCCAAAAAAGCCGCAGTATCCCTTCAGGTCCGACAGATCTATGAGTCTGACTGACAACTATCTCCCCAACTTCCCCAACAACAAGATGAAGTCTCTCGAACTTCCACCGCCACCTGGATTCCCACCTTTAGCTCCTCAGCCTTCAAACCGGTATAAGACTGAGCTGTGTCGAAGTTTCCAAGAGAACGGCAGCTGCAAATATGGTAACAAGTGTCAGTTTGCACACGGTGAGAGTGAGCTTCGAGGCCTTTACCGGCATCCGAAGTACAAAACAGAGGCATGTCGCACGTTCTACAACTTTGGATACTGTCCCTATGGAAGCCGCTGCCACTTTATCCATGAGGAGAAACTCTCCTCTCCTCAAACACTCAACCAGAAGACCCAAGCACCTGCCAGCCAACAAGCGCGAGTTCTTCGCCAGAGTGTAAGCTTTGCTGGGTTCCTCGGCTCTCGCAGTGTCTCCCCGCCAATATCCTACGAATCCATGGGCTTCAGCCGTGCGCCATCGGTTTCTCCTCCACCTACCGACATCTTGTCCCCTGCATTTAACGACACGAGCCGTGACATGTTTCCATTCCCACAGACCAGAGGTGAGAGCGATGTCCATAACCATCCTCTGCTAATAGAGCCTCAGAAGTCCTCACACTGTGTGTGGGGTCAAGGAACAAACTTTGAGCCGTTGGCAGGCAAGTGCAATGGGAAGGAGAACCGAAGCAGTGGCTTTGGTTTCAGCCATGCCAGCATGCAGCGCTTCGCCTCTGACGATTCGCTCTCGGACCACGAGAGCTACAGCAGCACAGGGAGCTCAAGTGGCTCTGAATCCCCCACCTTTGAAAATGCAGCCAGCAAACGCCTCACTGTTTTTGCTCGCATGTCTGTTTctgagtaa
- the zgc:114130 gene encoding mRNA decay activator protein ZFP36 isoform X1, with amino-acid sequence MLLWCDYEKQICMQKSEPRQVHKLLAEVLCALSGHERQLLKLDMCELPKTSSPPSSAVGYQKPGSVTSNHWAQTKEISLPSRWNRMGFWSERAVSMVEGDTGGLGWASDKPGSMLSTTSFTSSTSSLSSSTTSSRYKTELCRTFTERGTCKYGSKCQFAHGHEELRGINRHPKYKTEPCRTFHSIGFCPYGIRCHFVHNNDDDAHLRPQQPSVPTATQRPPLLKHSFSFAGFPSNPPPLDPPFSQSSFLGMPSASPPSSGTISDLLAMAFPEFLPSHDSGCSSGEPTPTASPSQMAPGAPDRSFSLSLGPRSLSLTSLSDHEGRCSSSASSLSGSDVSSAHDSAAKRLPIFSQLSVPDGFCSEGSSSFFL; translated from the exons ATGCTACTTTGGTGTGATTATGAAAAGCAGATATGCATGCAAAAGTCAGAGCCTAGACAAGTGCACAAACTTTTAGCAGAAGTGTTGTGTGCTCTCAGTGGACATGAGCGC CAACTTTTAAAATTAGACATGTGTGAGCTGCCAAAGACTTCTTCACCTCCTTCATCAGCTGTTGGCTATCAAAAGCCCGGATCAGTCACCTCTAACCACTGGGCACAAACCAAAGAAATCTCTCTGCCATCGCGGTGGAACAGGATGGGCTTCTGGTCGGAGCGTGCCGTCAGTATGGTGGAGGGTGACACGGGAGGTCTGGGCTGGGCATCTGACAAGCCCGGGTCCATGCTGAGCACTACATCTTTCACCAGCTCCACGTCCTCGCTGTCTTCCAGCACCACTTCTTCACGTTACAAGACTGAACTGTGTCGCACCTTCACAGAAAGAGGCACGTGCAAATACGGAAGCAAGTGCCAGTTCGCCCACGGACACGAGGAGCTACGCGGCATCAACCGCCACCCCAAGTACAAGACTGAACCGTGTCGCACGTTCCATTCAATCGGGTTCTGCCCGTACGGCATCCGCTGCCACTTTGTGCACAACAACGATGACGATGCCCACCTCCGCCCTCAACAGCCGTCTGTTCCCACAGCTACCCAGCGTCCTCCCCTCCTAAAACACAGCTTTAGCTTCGCTGGCTTTCCTTCCAACCCTCCACCTCTCGATCCTCCCTTTTCTCAGTCGTCCTTCCTCGGCATGCCGTCTGCCTCGCCACCTTCCTCGGGCACCATCTCTGACCTCCTGGCCATGGCATTCCCAGAGTTCCTACCCTCACACGACTCCGGCTGCTCCAGCGGCGAGCCGACTCCTACCGCCTCGCCCTCTCAGATGGCGCCTGGTGCACCTGACCGGAGTTTCAGCCTGTCACTGGGCCCGCGGAGTCTGTCGCTCACATCGCTCTCGGACCACGAGGGACGTTGCAGCAGCTCGGCCAGCAGTCTGAGTGGCTCTGACGTGTCTTCGGCTCACGACAGCGCTGCCAAGAGGCTGCCAATCTTCAGTCAGCTGTCTGTGCCTGATGGTTTCTGCAGTGAAGGCAGTTCAAGTTTCTTCCTTTAG
- the zgc:114130 gene encoding mRNA decay activator protein ZFP36 isoform X2: MPSYAFNQFIDRDDILCKQLLKLDMCELPKTSSPPSSAVGYQKPGSVTSNHWAQTKEISLPSRWNRMGFWSERAVSMVEGDTGGLGWASDKPGSMLSTTSFTSSTSSLSSSTTSSRYKTELCRTFTERGTCKYGSKCQFAHGHEELRGINRHPKYKTEPCRTFHSIGFCPYGIRCHFVHNNDDDAHLRPQQPSVPTATQRPPLLKHSFSFAGFPSNPPPLDPPFSQSSFLGMPSASPPSSGTISDLLAMAFPEFLPSHDSGCSSGEPTPTASPSQMAPGAPDRSFSLSLGPRSLSLTSLSDHEGRCSSSASSLSGSDVSSAHDSAAKRLPIFSQLSVPDGFCSEGSSSFFL, translated from the exons ATGCCGTCGTACGCCTTTAATCAGTTTATCGACAGAGATGACATTTTGTGCAAG CAACTTTTAAAATTAGACATGTGTGAGCTGCCAAAGACTTCTTCACCTCCTTCATCAGCTGTTGGCTATCAAAAGCCCGGATCAGTCACCTCTAACCACTGGGCACAAACCAAAGAAATCTCTCTGCCATCGCGGTGGAACAGGATGGGCTTCTGGTCGGAGCGTGCCGTCAGTATGGTGGAGGGTGACACGGGAGGTCTGGGCTGGGCATCTGACAAGCCCGGGTCCATGCTGAGCACTACATCTTTCACCAGCTCCACGTCCTCGCTGTCTTCCAGCACCACTTCTTCACGTTACAAGACTGAACTGTGTCGCACCTTCACAGAAAGAGGCACGTGCAAATACGGAAGCAAGTGCCAGTTCGCCCACGGACACGAGGAGCTACGCGGCATCAACCGCCACCCCAAGTACAAGACTGAACCGTGTCGCACGTTCCATTCAATCGGGTTCTGCCCGTACGGCATCCGCTGCCACTTTGTGCACAACAACGATGACGATGCCCACCTCCGCCCTCAACAGCCGTCTGTTCCCACAGCTACCCAGCGTCCTCCCCTCCTAAAACACAGCTTTAGCTTCGCTGGCTTTCCTTCCAACCCTCCACCTCTCGATCCTCCCTTTTCTCAGTCGTCCTTCCTCGGCATGCCGTCTGCCTCGCCACCTTCCTCGGGCACCATCTCTGACCTCCTGGCCATGGCATTCCCAGAGTTCCTACCCTCACACGACTCCGGCTGCTCCAGCGGCGAGCCGACTCCTACCGCCTCGCCCTCTCAGATGGCGCCTGGTGCACCTGACCGGAGTTTCAGCCTGTCACTGGGCCCGCGGAGTCTGTCGCTCACATCGCTCTCGGACCACGAGGGACGTTGCAGCAGCTCGGCCAGCAGTCTGAGTGGCTCTGACGTGTCTTCGGCTCACGACAGCGCTGCCAAGAGGCTGCCAATCTTCAGTCAGCTGTCTGTGCCTGATGGTTTCTGCAGTGAAGGCAGTTCAAGTTTCTTCCTTTAG